One genomic segment of Natranaeroarchaeum aerophilus includes these proteins:
- a CDS encoding methionine adenosyltransferase — MTERNIRVEPIDRHAVEDQDVEIVERKGIGHPDSICDGIAEHVAQALAREYIDRVGKVLHYNTDETQLVAGNAAPAFGGGEVLEPIYLLIVGRATKEYEGTKIPAERIALEAAREYLNENIPQLDVGTDIIIDVKLGEGSGDLQEVFGEEGATVPMANDTSFGVGHAPLTETEEIVLNAERSLNGPYAADNPEVGPDVKIMGKREGDEINITVAAAIIDEHIEDLDEYDDAVTRIHDHVVDLAAEYTDRDVTVDVNTADNYEDGSIYLTTTGTSAEQGDDGSVGRGNRANGLITPNRSMSMEATSGKNPVNHIGKIYNLLSTEIAESVVDDVDGIRDLRVRLLSQIGRPIDEPHVADVHVVAADGVELDDVEDEITEIVDAKLADVTAITQRVIDGELTTF; from the coding sequence ATGACAGAACGGAACATCCGGGTCGAACCGATCGACCGCCATGCAGTCGAGGATCAGGACGTCGAGATCGTGGAGCGAAAGGGGATCGGCCATCCCGATTCGATCTGTGATGGGATCGCCGAGCACGTCGCGCAGGCCCTTGCACGGGAGTATATCGACCGGGTAGGCAAAGTCCTGCACTACAACACCGACGAGACCCAGCTGGTCGCCGGTAACGCCGCGCCCGCATTCGGCGGCGGCGAAGTTCTCGAACCCATCTATCTGCTGATCGTCGGCCGTGCGACCAAAGAGTACGAGGGGACGAAGATCCCGGCCGAACGGATCGCGCTCGAAGCCGCCCGCGAGTACCTCAACGAGAATATTCCCCAGCTAGACGTCGGCACGGACATCATCATCGACGTCAAACTCGGCGAGGGAAGCGGCGACCTGCAAGAGGTCTTCGGCGAGGAGGGTGCGACCGTCCCGATGGCCAACGACACGAGCTTCGGCGTCGGTCACGCACCCCTCACCGAAACAGAGGAGATCGTCCTGAACGCCGAGCGGAGCCTGAACGGTCCCTACGCCGCCGACAATCCCGAGGTCGGCCCGGACGTGAAGATCATGGGCAAACGCGAGGGCGACGAGATCAACATTACAGTCGCCGCAGCGATCATCGATGAGCATATCGAGGACCTTGACGAGTACGACGACGCCGTCACGAGAATTCACGATCACGTCGTCGATCTCGCGGCCGAGTACACCGACCGTGACGTGACGGTCGACGTCAACACGGCGGACAACTACGAGGACGGCTCGATCTACCTCACCACGACCGGCACGAGTGCCGAGCAGGGCGACGACGGCTCCGTGGGTCGCGGGAACCGCGCAAACGGGCTGATTACGCCGAACCGTTCGATGTCGATGGAAGCGACCAGCGGCAAGAACCCGGTCAACCACATCGGGAAGATCTACAACCTGCTGTCGACGGAGATTGCAGAAAGCGTCGTCGACGACGTCGACGGCATCCGCGATCTACGCGTGCGCCTGCTCAGCCAGATCGGTCGCCCGATCGACGAGCCCCACGTCGCCGACGTTCACGTCGTCGCAGCGGACGGCGTGGAACTCGACGACGTCGAGGACGAGATCACGGAGATCGTCGACGCCAAACTCGCGGATGTCACCGCGATCACCCAGCGCGTCATCGACGGCGAGTTGACCACCTTCTAG
- a CDS encoding PLP-dependent cysteine synthase family protein, translating to MKTSILETIGSPLVAVDAPEGATLAAKIESFNPGGSAKDRPALAMVRAAEDAGAIEPGDALVEPTSGNTGIGLALVAAARGYDLTLVMPDGKSKERRQIMRAYGADIELVDGDISAARERADELEAAGATQLGQFENPANPNSHYETTGVEILEQVGDREIDAFVAGVGTGGTISGTGRRLREAFPNLKIVAVEPEENAVLSTGESGHDDFQGMGPGFISENLDTDLLDDVETVSIEGAEAECRRLAREEGIFVGQSSGGTNLVAKRVAERLVEEGVEDPLVVTVYWDSGERYMSTGMFD from the coding sequence ATGAAGACGAGCATCCTCGAGACGATCGGGTCGCCGCTCGTGGCGGTCGACGCGCCGGAGGGCGCGACGCTTGCGGCGAAGATCGAGTCGTTCAACCCCGGCGGGTCAGCAAAGGACAGGCCCGCACTGGCGATGGTTCGTGCTGCCGAGGACGCCGGTGCGATCGAACCGGGAGACGCCCTCGTCGAGCCGACCAGTGGGAACACGGGGATCGGTCTCGCACTGGTCGCCGCGGCGAGGGGCTACGACTTGACGCTCGTGATGCCGGACGGCAAATCGAAGGAGCGTCGACAGATCATGCGCGCGTACGGCGCTGACATCGAACTCGTCGACGGTGACATCTCCGCGGCACGCGAGCGGGCCGACGAACTCGAAGCGGCCGGAGCCACCCAGCTGGGACAGTTCGAGAACCCGGCCAATCCCAACTCGCACTACGAAACGACGGGCGTGGAGATCCTCGAACAGGTCGGCGACCGGGAGATCGACGCCTTCGTCGCGGGCGTCGGCACCGGCGGGACGATCAGCGGGACGGGACGACGGCTCCGCGAAGCGTTCCCCAACCTGAAGATTGTCGCCGTCGAACCCGAGGAAAACGCCGTACTTTCCACAGGCGAGTCGGGCCACGACGACTTCCAGGGAATGGGTCCGGGCTTTATCAGCGAGAACCTCGACACTGACCTGCTCGACGACGTGGAGACAGTCTCGATCGAGGGGGCCGAAGCCGAATGTCGCCGCCTCGCACGCGAGGAGGGGATCTTCGTCGGCCAGTCCAGCGGTGGGACGAACCTCGTGGCGAAACGGGTCGCCGAGCGACTGGTCGAGGAGGGTGTCGAGGATCCGCTGGTCGTTACCGTCTACTGGGACAGCGGCGAGCGGTATATGTCGACTGGGATGTTCGATTAA
- a CDS encoding thioredoxin family protein has product MSLETMEPTPTWDAEAHAETVDVLEQLDDLTFKIWGADWCKDCRAELPDFAAALDAAGVDEDRIEQYEVDRDKDGPLTEEYEVELIATIVVERDGEEVTRFEEEEAVPAAIYLADQLRESELAH; this is encoded by the coding sequence ATGAGTCTCGAAACCATGGAGCCCACGCCGACGTGGGACGCCGAGGCACACGCCGAGACGGTCGACGTACTCGAACAGCTCGACGATCTGACGTTCAAGATCTGGGGCGCGGACTGGTGCAAGGACTGCCGGGCCGAACTCCCTGACTTCGCGGCCGCGCTCGACGCTGCAGGCGTGGATGAGGATCGGATCGAGCAGTACGAGGTCGACCGGGACAAGGACGGACCGCTCACCGAGGAGTACGAGGTCGAACTGATCGCGACGATCGTCGTCGAACGCGACGGCGAGGAGGTCACACGGTTCGAAGAAGAAGAGGCAGTGCCCGCGGCGATCTATCTCGCCGACCAGCTACGCGAGTCCGAACTGGCTCACTGA
- a CDS encoding DUF5804 family protein yields MTRVCLVGSPDVVLKYELLSRETSREALSTYDLSEPFENTVALDTVSVGAAISLLNDLNWYLVRFVDTVLVREPSISEDEWLSRDLAEAVRSNRIAPEETGTYLKLYGVETADGTEADETASDGGGAVQTERKPQLVEPLYVRRSDGDHPEYDLRDVEETVVVRVSESEFEL; encoded by the coding sequence GTGACCCGCGTCTGTCTCGTTGGCTCCCCGGACGTCGTCCTCAAGTACGAACTGCTCTCGCGTGAGACGTCCCGGGAGGCCCTCTCGACGTACGACCTCTCCGAACCGTTCGAAAATACCGTCGCGCTCGACACCGTCAGCGTCGGCGCTGCGATCTCGCTGCTGAACGACCTCAACTGGTATCTCGTCCGCTTTGTCGATACCGTCCTCGTCAGGGAACCGTCGATCAGCGAGGACGAATGGCTCTCCCGCGACCTCGCCGAGGCCGTTCGGTCGAATCGAATCGCCCCCGAGGAGACGGGTACGTATCTGAAGCTCTACGGCGTCGAAACAGCGGACGGCACAGAGGCTGACGAGACGGCAAGCGACGGCGGCGGCGCGGTCCAGACCGAGCGGAAGCCACAGCTTGTCGAACCGCTCTACGTCCGGCGGAGCGACGGCGACCACCCCGAGTACGACCTGCGCGATGTCGAGGAGACAGTCGTCGTCCGCGTTTCGGAGTCGGAGTTCGAGCTGTGA
- a CDS encoding PQQ-dependent sugar dehydrogenase translates to MTDNTPGWHGPVDRRTLLRACGVGAVVGLAGCYGPAESPAIEGATAETIVDGLVHPWGMEFLPGNRAVVTERDGALLLVDLDAESAEPIDGAPEVSTAGQGGLLDVALHPDYPESDWLYLTYAGSDENGDTATMVGRGRLDPDAEALAEFERLHAAEPFLDRSNHYGSRVVFGEDGAVYVTTGDRQFKDFGPEHVSQDTTNELGATLRLDPDGSIPDDNPFVDDPNVRDAIFSYGHRNAQGMTVHPETGEIWQSEHGEEDGDELNIVEAGGNYGWPVASYGCEYNTDEPVGDRPDEREDVVEPVYYWECGSGGFPPAGMTFYDGEAFPDWQGNLFVGNLAGQYLGRFAVDGRDVRELDPLLADHGWRIRDVDVHPGTGHLYVLVDDGDAPLVRLVPD, encoded by the coding sequence ATGACAGACAACACTCCCGGTTGGCATGGTCCAGTCGATCGGCGGACGCTGCTTCGGGCATGCGGAGTCGGGGCCGTAGTCGGTCTCGCGGGCTGTTACGGCCCTGCCGAATCCCCGGCAATCGAGGGAGCAACCGCCGAAACCATCGTCGACGGTCTCGTCCATCCCTGGGGAATGGAGTTCCTGCCCGGAAACCGTGCTGTCGTCACGGAGCGCGACGGCGCGCTGCTGCTTGTCGACCTCGACGCCGAATCGGCCGAGCCGATCGACGGCGCTCCGGAGGTCTCGACGGCGGGACAGGGCGGGCTGCTCGATGTCGCCCTTCATCCGGACTATCCGGAATCGGACTGGCTCTATCTAACCTATGCAGGGAGCGACGAGAACGGCGACACAGCGACGATGGTCGGTCGTGGCCGCCTCGATCCCGACGCGGAAGCACTTGCCGAGTTCGAGCGCCTCCACGCCGCCGAGCCGTTTCTCGACAGGAGCAATCACTACGGCTCGCGGGTCGTGTTCGGTGAGGACGGGGCAGTCTACGTCACCACCGGCGACCGGCAGTTCAAGGACTTCGGCCCGGAGCACGTGTCACAGGATACGACGAACGAACTCGGGGCGACGCTCCGGCTCGATCCGGATGGCTCGATTCCGGACGACAACCCATTCGTCGACGACCCCAACGTTCGGGATGCGATCTTCAGCTATGGTCATCGGAACGCACAGGGAATGACAGTTCACCCCGAAACAGGCGAAATCTGGCAGAGTGAGCACGGCGAGGAGGACGGTGACGAGCTAAATATCGTCGAGGCTGGCGGGAACTACGGCTGGCCGGTCGCGAGCTACGGCTGCGAGTACAACACCGACGAACCGGTGGGGGACCGACCCGACGAGCGCGAGGACGTAGTCGAGCCGGTATACTACTGGGAGTGTGGCTCCGGCGGCTTCCCGCCTGCAGGAATGACGTTTTACGATGGCGAAGCGTTCCCGGACTGGCAGGGTAACCTGTTCGTCGGCAATCTCGCCGGACAGTATCTCGGTCGCTTTGCGGTTGACGGCCGCGATGTGCGGGAACTCGACCCGCTGCTGGCAGATCACGGCTGGCGAATCCGGGACGTCGACGTCCATCCCGGGACCGGCCACCTCTACGTGCTCGTCGACGACGGTGACGCGCCGCTCGTCCGTCTCGTGCCCGATTAA
- a CDS encoding ribonuclease H-like domain-containing protein: MRIENSFIPVRGIGESTERKLWSNGITHWDEFDGSVVGPTRADRIETFINEAWTHLDDGDVSFFDQSLPAGERWRLYENFRDDTCFFDIETTGLDHHRDRVTTVSFHRDGETTTLVQGEDLTAERIDRQFEDAKLMVTFNGKRFDVPFLETSFGVDLDVPHVDLMYPCRQLGYSGGLKQIEGDVGVERGEPDISGKDAVRLWHEYERGNEDSLETLVSYNRDDAVNLQSLMETVSEELHRDVFETACQQP, translated from the coding sequence GTGCGAATCGAGAATAGCTTCATCCCGGTCCGGGGTATCGGCGAGTCGACCGAACGAAAGCTCTGGTCGAACGGGATCACACACTGGGACGAGTTCGACGGCTCGGTCGTCGGCCCGACGCGCGCGGATCGTATCGAGACGTTCATCAACGAGGCGTGGACGCATCTCGACGACGGCGACGTGAGCTTCTTCGACCAAAGCCTGCCCGCGGGCGAACGCTGGCGGCTCTACGAGAACTTCCGCGATGACACCTGCTTTTTCGACATCGAGACCACCGGACTGGACCACCATCGCGACCGCGTGACGACCGTGAGCTTCCACCGGGACGGCGAGACGACGACGCTCGTGCAGGGTGAAGACCTCACCGCCGAACGGATCGATCGCCAGTTCGAAGACGCCAAACTGATGGTGACGTTCAACGGGAAACGCTTCGACGTACCCTTCCTCGAAACCTCCTTCGGCGTCGATCTGGACGTTCCTCACGTCGACCTGATGTACCCGTGTCGACAGCTGGGCTACTCCGGCGGGCTCAAACAGATCGAAGGGGACGTGGGTGTCGAGCGAGGCGAGCCGGATATATCAGGAAAAGACGCGGTCCGCCTGTGGCACGAGTACGAGCGCGGCAACGAGGACTCCCTGGAGACGCTGGTCTCGTACAACCGCGACGACGCTGTGAATCTCCAGTCGCTGATGGAGACGGTCTCCGAGGAGCTCCAC
- a CDS encoding alpha/beta fold hydrolase, translating into MIASERVPAANARYATVDEQRIHYLEAGVGNAPEEPPIVLLHGSGIDDAALSWKHTIEFLANDCGRRVYAPDWPGYGESDDPKETTTEYYVSVLSGFLDALDLDRAVLVGISMGGSAALGYALDAPERVSRLVLVDSYGLRDAVPGGTGSYLLANTPFANLFGRQFAAATEAGTRLAIGEFVNDPAALDDGFVREVNERLRQPGAGSAFFSFMREEFRPDGVRTDYSDRLSELRIPTLLVHGAEDPLVPVEWSETAATSIPDATLEVIERCGHWPPRERPDAFHDVLVEFL; encoded by the coding sequence ATGATCGCGAGCGAGCGCGTCCCCGCGGCGAACGCCCGATACGCCACCGTCGACGAGCAGCGCATCCATTATCTCGAAGCCGGGGTTGGCAACGCCCCCGAGGAGCCGCCGATCGTCCTGCTCCACGGGAGCGGGATCGACGACGCCGCACTTTCCTGGAAACACACCATTGAATTCCTCGCAAACGACTGTGGACGACGCGTCTACGCACCCGACTGGCCGGGCTACGGCGAGAGCGACGACCCGAAAGAGACGACGACCGAGTACTACGTCAGCGTGCTCTCGGGCTTTCTGGACGCGCTAGACCTCGACAGAGCGGTACTAGTGGGGATCTCGATGGGCGGGAGCGCCGCGCTGGGCTACGCGCTCGACGCCCCGGAACGAGTCTCACGGCTCGTGCTCGTCGACAGCTATGGACTCCGTGATGCAGTCCCCGGCGGAACCGGTTCGTACCTGCTGGCAAACACGCCCTTCGCGAATCTGTTCGGGCGGCAGTTCGCTGCGGCCACTGAAGCGGGGACCCGGCTCGCGATCGGCGAGTTCGTCAACGACCCCGCAGCGCTCGACGATGGGTTCGTCCGAGAGGTAAACGAGCGACTCCGACAGCCGGGTGCAGGAAGTGCCTTCTTCTCGTTCATGCGCGAGGAGTTCCGACCCGACGGCGTCCGGACGGACTACTCGGATCGGCTCTCCGAACTCCGGATTCCAACGCTGCTCGTACACGGTGCGGAGGACCCGCTCGTCCCGGTCGAGTGGTCGGAGACGGCCGCCACGTCGATCCCCGACGCAACGCTCGAAGTGATCGAGCGATGCGGACACTGGCCACCTCGCGAGCGTCCAGACGCGTTCCACGACGTGCTGGTCGAGTTCCTCTAA